One window from the genome of Salvia miltiorrhiza cultivar Shanhuang (shh) chromosome 7, IMPLAD_Smil_shh, whole genome shotgun sequence encodes:
- the LOC130992222 gene encoding aromatic aminotransferase ISS1, translated as MGSYGMLAKRALLTETPVMVEMQKLIRGVKDCVSLAQGVVYWLPPKEALEKVQQLVWEPSVSRYGADEGLPELREALTNKLHNENKLKKSSVMVTAGANQAFVNIVLTLCDAEDSVVMFAPYYFNSYMSFQMTGVTNILVGPGDPNTLHPDADWLENTLQHTKPTPKLVTVVNPGNPSGTYIPAPLLQRISDICKKAGCWLVVDNTYEYFMYDGRKHVCLEDDHIVNIFSFSKAYGMMGWRVGYIAYPSEVEGLAAQLLKVQDNIPICASIISQQLALHSLKLGPKWVTDQVEKLVANRELLIDALSPLGKNCVKGGEGAIYLWAKLPDKYKDDFAVISWLAKKHRVALIPGSSSGCPGYVRISFGGLVEEQCREASKRLKKGLEQLVDEGMVP; from the exons GTAGTATACTGGCTACCACCGAAGGAGGCACTCGAAAAAGTGCAACAACTAGTATGGGAGCCTTCAGTTAGTCGCTATGGTGCTGATGAGGGCCTTCCTGAGCTGAGAGAGGCCTTAACAAATAAG TTACACAATGAAAACAAATTAAAGAAATCCTCAGTGATGGTGACTGCTGGGGCAAATCAG GCTTTTGTCAATATTGTTCTTACACTATGTGATGCGGAAGATAGCGTTGTCATGTTCGCCCCGTACTACTTCAATTCGTACATGTCGTTCCAGATGACTGGAGTGACTAACATTCTGGTGGGCCCTGGTGATCCCAATACACTTCATCCAGATGCAG ACTGGTTAGAAAATACATTACAACATACAAAACCAACTCCGAAGCTTGTAACTGTTGTAAATCCTGGCAATCCGTCGGGAACCTACATCCCTGCACCTCTTCTTCAG AGGATATCAGATATTTGCAAAAAGGCGGGATGTTGGCTTGTAGTTGACAACACATATGA GTACTTCATGTATGATGGTCGAAAACACGTGTGCCTTGAGGATGATCACATAGTCAACATATTTTCCTTCTCGAAAGCTTATGGGATGATGGGATGGAGAGTTGGATAC ATCGCGTACCCTTCAGAAGTCGAAGGCTTAGCCGCTCAACTCCTGAAGGTCCAAGACAACATCCCTATCTGTGCTTCCATAATATCCCAACAGCTCGCGCTTCACTCCCTGAAGTTGGGACCGAAATGGGTCACCGATcaagttgagaaactcgttGCCAACAGGGAGCTTCTTATTGACGCGTTGTCCCCGTTGGGTAAAAATTGTGTTAAAGGAGGAGAAGGCGCGATTTACTTGTGGGCGAAGCTCCCAGACAAGTATAAGGATGACTTTGCGGTCATCAGTTGGCTGGCCAAGAAGCACAGGGTCGCGCTGATACCGGGTAGCTCCAGCGGGTGCCCCGGATATGTGAGGATCTCGTTCGGGGGGCTAGTCGAAGAGCAATGCCGGGAGGCGTCGAAGAGGCTCAAGAAAGGGCTAGAACAACTGGTAGATGAAGGCATGGTGCCATGA